Proteins encoded within one genomic window of Brienomyrus brachyistius isolate T26 chromosome 22, BBRACH_0.4, whole genome shotgun sequence:
- the LOC125718198 gene encoding ADP-ribosylation factor 1-like has product MGNVFANLFKGLFGKKEMRILMVGLDAAGKTTILYKLKLGEIVTTIPTIGFNVETVEYKNISFTVWDVGGQDKIRPLWRHYFQNTQGLIFVVDSNDRERVNEAREELTRMLAEDELRDAVLLVFANKQDLPNAMNAAEITDKLGLHSLRHRNWYIQATCATSGDGLYEGLDWLSNQLKNQK; this is encoded by the exons ATGGGGAATGTTTTCGCCAACCTATTTAAAGGTCTCTTTGGGAAGAAAGAGATGAGAATCCTCATGGTGGGACTGGATGCAGCTGGGAAAACCACCATTCTGTACAAACTCAAACTGGGAGAGATCGTCACCACTATTCCCACCATTG GCTTTAATGTAGAAACTGTAGAATACAAAAACATCAGCTTCACCGTCTGGGACGTCGGCGGTCAGGATAAAATTCGGCCTTTGTGGCGTCATTACTTCCAGAATACACAAG GCCTGATCTTTGTTGTGGACAGTAACGACAGGGAGCGGGTGAACGAGGCAAGAGAGGAGCTGACAAGAATGCTGGCGGAGGATGAGCTGCGAGATGCCGTCTTACTTGTCTTTGCAAACAAGCAG GATCTTCCCAACGCCATGAATGCGGCGGAGATCACAGACAAGCTCGGCCTGCACTCGCTCCGCCACCGCAACTGGTACATCCAGGCTACTTGCGCCACTAGCGGAGATGGTCTCTACGAGGGCCTGGACTGGCTCTCCAATCAGCTGAAGAACCAGAAATGA